The Prionailurus viverrinus isolate Anna unplaced genomic scaffold, UM_Priviv_1.0 scaffold_35, whole genome shotgun sequence genome window below encodes:
- the FMNL1 gene encoding formin-like protein 1 isoform X3 — protein sequence MGNAAGSAEQPAGSAAPSPKQPAAPKQPMPAARELEERFNRVLNCMNLPPDKVQLLSQYDNEKKWELICDQERFQVKNPPTAYIQKLKSYLETGGVGRKFKRRVQESTQVLRELEISLRTNHIGWVEEFLNEENRGLDVLLEYLAFAQCSVTYDMESTDNGVPSSEKSKPLEQSVEDLSKGPPSALPPQPKSRHLTIKLTPAHSRKALRNSRIVSQKDDVHVCIMCLRAIMNYQSGFSLVMTHPACVNEIALSLNNKNPRTKALVLELLAAVCLVRGGHDIILAAFDNFKEVCGEQHRFEKLMEYFQKEDSNIDFMVACMQFINIVVHSVENMNFRVFLQYEFTHLGLDLYLERLRLTESDKLQVQIQAYLDNVFDVGALLEDTETKNAVLEHMEELQEQVAQLTERLRDAENESMAKIAELEKQLSQARKELETLRERFSESTPMGASRRPSEPEKVPTPVPARPSALELKVEELEEKGLIRILRGPGDAVSIEILPVAVATPSGSDAPTPTPTPGVPTGSLSPGSDLPPAAEPEPVAGAAHPPPPPPLPGLPFQQEAAPLAPPLASPLPGSSDPPPPPPPPPPPLQGDLPPPPPPPPLPSGTDGPVPPPPPPPPGGLSDAPEMGPGVKAKKPIQTKFRMPLLNWVALKPSQITGTVFTELNDEKVLQELDMSDFEEQFKTKSQGPSLDLSALKGKAAQKAPSKATLIEANRAKNLAITLRKGNLGADRICQAIETYDLQALGLDFLELLTRFLPTEYERSLIARFEREQRPMEELSEEDRFMLRFSRIPRLPERMTTLTFLGNFPDTVQLLMPQLNAIIAASMSIKSSDKLRQILEIVLAFGNYMNSSKRGAAYGFRLQSLDVLLEMKSTDRKQTLLHYLVKVIAEKYPQLTGFHSDLHFLDKAGSVSLDSVLGDVRSLQRGLELTQREFVRQDNCTVLKEFLKTNSPIMDKLLADSKTAQEAYESVVEYFGENPKTTSPSMFFSLFSRFIKAYKKAEQEVEQWKKEAAAQEAGADAPGRGEVPASKSPPKARRQQMDLISELKRKQQKEPLIYESDRDGAIEDIITDLRNQPYIRTDTGRRSARRRPPGPPLQVTSDLSL from the exons ATGGGCAACGCGGCAGGCAGCGCGGAGCAGCCCGCGGGCTCCGCCGCGCCGTCCCCCAAGCAGCCCGCGGCGCCCAAGCAGCCGATGCCCGCGGCCCGGGAGCTGGAGGAGAGGTTTAACAGGGTTCTG AACTGCATGAACTTGCCCCCGGACAAGGTGCAGCTGCTGAGCCAGTATGACAATGAGAAGAAGTGGGAGCTCATTTGTGACCAG GAGCGGTTTCAAGTCAAGAACCCTCCCACAGCCTATATCCAGAAGCTGAAGAGCTACCTGGAAACCGGTGGGGTCGGCCGAAAG TTTAAGAGGCGAGTTCAGGAGTCCACGCAGGTGCTGCGGGAGCTGGAGATCTCCCTGAGGACAAACCACATTGG GTGGGTGGAAGAATTCCTCAACGAGGAGAACCGCGGCCTGGATGTGCTCCTCGAGTACCTGGCCTTTGCCCAGTGCTCTGTCAC GTATGACATGGAGAGCACAGACAACGGGGTCCCCAGCTCAGAGAAGAGCAAGCCCCTGGAGCAGTCGGTGGAAGATCTCAGCAAGGGTCCACCCTCGGCCTTGCCTCCTCAGCCCAAGAGTCGCCACCTGACCATCAA GCTGACCCCAGCCCACAGCAGGAAGGCCCTGCGGAATTCTCGCATTGTTAGCCAGAAGGATGACGTCCATGTCTGTATCATGTGCTTGCGTGCCATCATGAACTACCAG TCTGGCTTCAGCCTTGTCATGACCCACCCAGCCTGTGTCAATGAGATTGCTCTGAGCCTCAACAACAAGAACCCCAG aacGAAGGCTCTGGTGCTGGAGCTGCTGGCGGCCGTGTGCCTGGTGCGAGGAGGACACGACATCATCCTTGCAGCCTTTGACAATTTCAAGGAG GTGTGTGGGGAGCAGCACCGCTTTGAGAAGCTAATGGAATATTTCCAGAAAGAAGACAGCAACATTGACTTCATG GTGGCCTGCATGCAATTCATCAACATCGTGGTACACTCTGTGGAGAACATGAACTTCCGTGTCTTCCTGCAATACGAGTTCACCCACCTGGGCTTGGACTTGTACTTGGAG AGGCTTCGGCTCACCGAGAGTGACAAGCTGCAGGTACAGATCCAAGCATACTTGGATAATGTTTTTGATGTGGGTGCGCTGCTGGAGGACACGGAGACCAAGAATGCTGTGCTGGAGCACATGGAGGAGCTGCAGGAGCAGGTGGCCCAG CTGACAGAAAGGCTTCGGGACGCGGAGAACGAATCCATGGCCAAGATTGCCGAGCTGGAAAAGCAGCTAAGCCAGGCTCGAAAGGAGTTGGAGACCCTGCGG GAGCGCTTCAGCGAGTCGACCCCCATGGGTGCCTCTAGGCGTCCTTCCGAGCCTGAGAAAGTGCCTACCCCCGTCCCTGCACGGCCTTCGGCCCTAGAGCTGAAGGTGGAGGAGCTGGAAGAGAAGGGGTTAATCCGTATCCTGCGGGGGCCTGGGGATGCTGTCTCCATCGAGATCCTCCCGGTCGCTGTGGCAACTCCAAGCGGCAGTGACGCTCCGACTCCGACTCCCACTCCGGGAGTGCCCACCGGCTCACTCAGCCCAG GCTCAGATCTCCCACCTGCGGCAGAACCAGAGCCGGTTGCCGGAGCAGCACACCCACCGCCACCGCCCCCACTGCCCGGCCTCCCCTTCCAGCAGGAAGCCGCGCCTTTGGCGCCCCCTCTGGCCTCACCCCTCCCTGGCAGCTCAgatcccccgcccccacccccacccccacccccgccgctgCAGGGAGActtgccgcccccacccccaccgccaccgTTGCCTTCTGGCACAGATGGGCCGGTACCTCCGCCGCCCCCACCGCCTCCTGGAGGTCTCTCTGATGCCCCAGAGATGGGCCCAG GAGTAAAGGCCAAGAAACCCATACAGACCAAGTTCAGAATGCCACTCTTAAATTGGGTGGCCCTGAAACCCAGCCAGATCACAGGCACCGTCTTCACTGAGCTCAATGATGAGAAGGTGCTGCAG GAGCTAGACATGAGTGACTTTGAGGAGCAGTTCAAGACTAAGTCCCAAGGTCCCAGCCTAGACCTCAGTGCTCTCAAGGGTAAGGCAGCCCAGAAGGCCCCCAGCAAGGCCACCCTCATCGAGGCCAACCGGGCCAAGAACCTGGCCATCACCTTGCGCAAGGGCAACCTGGGGGCTGATCGCATCTGCCAGGCCATCGAGAC GTACGACCTACAGGCCCTTGGCCTGGACTTCCTGGAGTTGCTGACCCGCTTTCTACCCACGGAGTATGAGCGTAGCCTCATTGCCCGCTTCGAGCGGGAGCAGCGACCCATGGAGGAGCTGTCGGAGGAGGATCGCTTCATGCTACGCTTCAGCCGCATCCCGCGCCTGCCGGAGCGCATGACCACGCTCACCTTCCTGGGCAACTTTCCGGATACTGTGCAGCTGCTCATGCCG CAACTGAATGCCATAATTGcagcctcaatgtccatcaagtCCTCTGACAAACTCCGGCAGATCCTGGAG atTGTCCTGGCCTTTGGTAACTACATGAACAGCAGCAAGCGTGGAGCAGCCTACGGCTTCCGGCTCCAGAGTCTGGATGTG CTGCTGGAGATGAAGTCGACTGACCGCAAGCAGACGCTGCTGCACTACCTGGTGAAGGTCATTGCTGAGAAGTACCCACAGCTCACAGGCTTCCACAGCGACCTGCACTTCCTGGACAAGGCAGGCTCAG tgtCCCTGGACAGTGTCCTAGGGGACGTGCGCTCCCTACAGCGAGGCCTAGAGTTGACCCAGAGAGAGTTTGTGCGGCAGGACAACTGCACGGTGCTCAAGGAGTTCCTGAAGACCAACTCCCCCATCATGGATAAGCTGCTGGCAGACAGCAAGACTGCTCAG GAGGCCTACGAGTCTGTGGTGGAGTACTTCGGAGAGAACCCCAAGACCACATCCCCCTCCATGTTCTTTTCCCTCTTCAGCCGCTTCATCAAGGCCTACAAG AAAGCTGAGCAGGAGGTAGAACAGTGGAAGAAAGAAGCGGCAGCCCAGGAGGCGGGTGCTGACgccccaggcagaggggaagTCCCAGCATCCAAG TCGCCACCCAAGGCCCGGCGGCAGCAGATGGACCTCATCTCTGAGCTGAAGCGGAAGCAGCAGAAGGAGCCACTTATCTATGAGAGTGACCGCGATGGGGCCATTGAAGATATCATCACAG ATCTGCGGAACCAGCCCTACATCCGCACAGACACAGGCCGCAGAAGTGCTCGCCGGCGCCCCCCGGGACCCCCCCTGCAGGTCACCTCGGACCTCTCACTGTAG
- the FMNL1 gene encoding formin-like protein 1 isoform X2 — protein sequence MGNAAGSAEQPAGSAAPSPKQPAAPKQPMPAARELEERFNRVLNCMNLPPDKVQLLSQYDNEKKWELICDQERFQVKNPPTAYIQKLKSYLETGGVGRKVAADWMSNLGFKRRVQESTQVLRELEISLRTNHIGWVEEFLNEENRGLDVLLEYLAFAQCSVTYDMESTDNGVPSSEKSKPLEQSVEDLSKGPPSALPPQPKSRHLTIKLTPAHSRKALRNSRIVSQKDDVHVCIMCLRAIMNYQSGFSLVMTHPACVNEIALSLNNKNPRTKALVLELLAAVCLVRGGHDIILAAFDNFKEVCGEQHRFEKLMEYFQKEDSNIDFMVACMQFINIVVHSVENMNFRVFLQYEFTHLGLDLYLERLRLTESDKLQVQIQAYLDNVFDVGALLEDTETKNAVLEHMEELQEQVAQLTERLRDAENESMAKIAELEKQLSQARKELETLRERFSESTPMGASRRPSEPEKVPTPVPARPSALELKVEELEEKGLIRILRGPGDAVSIEILPVAVATPSGSDAPTPTPTPGVPTGSLSPGSDLPPAAEPEPVAGAAHPPPPPPLPGLPFQQEAAPLAPPLASPLPGSSDPPPPPPPPPPPLQGDLPPPPPPPPLPSGTDGPVPPPPPPPPGGLSDAPEMGPGVKAKKPIQTKFRMPLLNWVALKPSQITGTVFTELNDEKVLQELDMSDFEEQFKTKSQGPSLDLSALKGKAAQKAPSKATLIEANRAKNLAITLRKGNLGADRICQAIETYDLQALGLDFLELLTRFLPTEYERSLIARFEREQRPMEELSEEDRFMLRFSRIPRLPERMTTLTFLGNFPDTVQLLMPQLNAIIAASMSIKSSDKLRQILEIVLAFGNYMNSSKRGAAYGFRLQSLDVLLEMKSTDRKQTLLHYLVKVIAEKYPQLTGFHSDLHFLDKAGSVSLDSVLGDVRSLQRGLELTQREFVRQDNCTVLKEFLKTNSPIMDKLLADSKTAQEAYESVVEYFGENPKTTSPSMFFSLFSRFIKAYKKAEQEVEQWKKEAAAQEAGADAPGRGEVPASKSPPKARRQQMDLISELKRKQQKEPLIYESDRDGAIEDIITVLKTVPFTARTGKRTSRLLCEASLGEEIPL from the exons ATGGGCAACGCGGCAGGCAGCGCGGAGCAGCCCGCGGGCTCCGCCGCGCCGTCCCCCAAGCAGCCCGCGGCGCCCAAGCAGCCGATGCCCGCGGCCCGGGAGCTGGAGGAGAGGTTTAACAGGGTTCTG AACTGCATGAACTTGCCCCCGGACAAGGTGCAGCTGCTGAGCCAGTATGACAATGAGAAGAAGTGGGAGCTCATTTGTGACCAG GAGCGGTTTCAAGTCAAGAACCCTCCCACAGCCTATATCCAGAAGCTGAAGAGCTACCTGGAAACCGGTGGGGTCGGCCGAAAGGTAGCAGCGGACTGGATGTCTAACCTGGGG TTTAAGAGGCGAGTTCAGGAGTCCACGCAGGTGCTGCGGGAGCTGGAGATCTCCCTGAGGACAAACCACATTGG GTGGGTGGAAGAATTCCTCAACGAGGAGAACCGCGGCCTGGATGTGCTCCTCGAGTACCTGGCCTTTGCCCAGTGCTCTGTCAC GTATGACATGGAGAGCACAGACAACGGGGTCCCCAGCTCAGAGAAGAGCAAGCCCCTGGAGCAGTCGGTGGAAGATCTCAGCAAGGGTCCACCCTCGGCCTTGCCTCCTCAGCCCAAGAGTCGCCACCTGACCATCAA GCTGACCCCAGCCCACAGCAGGAAGGCCCTGCGGAATTCTCGCATTGTTAGCCAGAAGGATGACGTCCATGTCTGTATCATGTGCTTGCGTGCCATCATGAACTACCAG TCTGGCTTCAGCCTTGTCATGACCCACCCAGCCTGTGTCAATGAGATTGCTCTGAGCCTCAACAACAAGAACCCCAG aacGAAGGCTCTGGTGCTGGAGCTGCTGGCGGCCGTGTGCCTGGTGCGAGGAGGACACGACATCATCCTTGCAGCCTTTGACAATTTCAAGGAG GTGTGTGGGGAGCAGCACCGCTTTGAGAAGCTAATGGAATATTTCCAGAAAGAAGACAGCAACATTGACTTCATG GTGGCCTGCATGCAATTCATCAACATCGTGGTACACTCTGTGGAGAACATGAACTTCCGTGTCTTCCTGCAATACGAGTTCACCCACCTGGGCTTGGACTTGTACTTGGAG AGGCTTCGGCTCACCGAGAGTGACAAGCTGCAGGTACAGATCCAAGCATACTTGGATAATGTTTTTGATGTGGGTGCGCTGCTGGAGGACACGGAGACCAAGAATGCTGTGCTGGAGCACATGGAGGAGCTGCAGGAGCAGGTGGCCCAG CTGACAGAAAGGCTTCGGGACGCGGAGAACGAATCCATGGCCAAGATTGCCGAGCTGGAAAAGCAGCTAAGCCAGGCTCGAAAGGAGTTGGAGACCCTGCGG GAGCGCTTCAGCGAGTCGACCCCCATGGGTGCCTCTAGGCGTCCTTCCGAGCCTGAGAAAGTGCCTACCCCCGTCCCTGCACGGCCTTCGGCCCTAGAGCTGAAGGTGGAGGAGCTGGAAGAGAAGGGGTTAATCCGTATCCTGCGGGGGCCTGGGGATGCTGTCTCCATCGAGATCCTCCCGGTCGCTGTGGCAACTCCAAGCGGCAGTGACGCTCCGACTCCGACTCCCACTCCGGGAGTGCCCACCGGCTCACTCAGCCCAG GCTCAGATCTCCCACCTGCGGCAGAACCAGAGCCGGTTGCCGGAGCAGCACACCCACCGCCACCGCCCCCACTGCCCGGCCTCCCCTTCCAGCAGGAAGCCGCGCCTTTGGCGCCCCCTCTGGCCTCACCCCTCCCTGGCAGCTCAgatcccccgcccccacccccacccccacccccgccgctgCAGGGAGActtgccgcccccacccccaccgccaccgTTGCCTTCTGGCACAGATGGGCCGGTACCTCCGCCGCCCCCACCGCCTCCTGGAGGTCTCTCTGATGCCCCAGAGATGGGCCCAG GAGTAAAGGCCAAGAAACCCATACAGACCAAGTTCAGAATGCCACTCTTAAATTGGGTGGCCCTGAAACCCAGCCAGATCACAGGCACCGTCTTCACTGAGCTCAATGATGAGAAGGTGCTGCAG GAGCTAGACATGAGTGACTTTGAGGAGCAGTTCAAGACTAAGTCCCAAGGTCCCAGCCTAGACCTCAGTGCTCTCAAGGGTAAGGCAGCCCAGAAGGCCCCCAGCAAGGCCACCCTCATCGAGGCCAACCGGGCCAAGAACCTGGCCATCACCTTGCGCAAGGGCAACCTGGGGGCTGATCGCATCTGCCAGGCCATCGAGAC GTACGACCTACAGGCCCTTGGCCTGGACTTCCTGGAGTTGCTGACCCGCTTTCTACCCACGGAGTATGAGCGTAGCCTCATTGCCCGCTTCGAGCGGGAGCAGCGACCCATGGAGGAGCTGTCGGAGGAGGATCGCTTCATGCTACGCTTCAGCCGCATCCCGCGCCTGCCGGAGCGCATGACCACGCTCACCTTCCTGGGCAACTTTCCGGATACTGTGCAGCTGCTCATGCCG CAACTGAATGCCATAATTGcagcctcaatgtccatcaagtCCTCTGACAAACTCCGGCAGATCCTGGAG atTGTCCTGGCCTTTGGTAACTACATGAACAGCAGCAAGCGTGGAGCAGCCTACGGCTTCCGGCTCCAGAGTCTGGATGTG CTGCTGGAGATGAAGTCGACTGACCGCAAGCAGACGCTGCTGCACTACCTGGTGAAGGTCATTGCTGAGAAGTACCCACAGCTCACAGGCTTCCACAGCGACCTGCACTTCCTGGACAAGGCAGGCTCAG tgtCCCTGGACAGTGTCCTAGGGGACGTGCGCTCCCTACAGCGAGGCCTAGAGTTGACCCAGAGAGAGTTTGTGCGGCAGGACAACTGCACGGTGCTCAAGGAGTTCCTGAAGACCAACTCCCCCATCATGGATAAGCTGCTGGCAGACAGCAAGACTGCTCAG GAGGCCTACGAGTCTGTGGTGGAGTACTTCGGAGAGAACCCCAAGACCACATCCCCCTCCATGTTCTTTTCCCTCTTCAGCCGCTTCATCAAGGCCTACAAG AAAGCTGAGCAGGAGGTAGAACAGTGGAAGAAAGAAGCGGCAGCCCAGGAGGCGGGTGCTGACgccccaggcagaggggaagTCCCAGCATCCAAG TCGCCACCCAAGGCCCGGCGGCAGCAGATGGACCTCATCTCTGAGCTGAAGCGGAAGCAGCAGAAGGAGCCACTTATCTATGAGAGTGACCGCGATGGGGCCATTGAAGATATCATCACAG TGCTCAAGACGGTGCCTTTCACGGCCCGCACCGGCAAGCGGACATCCAGGCTCCTCTGTGAGGCCAGCCTGGGAGAAGAGATTCCTCTCTAG
- the FMNL1 gene encoding formin-like protein 1 isoform X1: MGNAAGSAEQPAGSAAPSPKQPAAPKQPMPAARELEERFNRVLNCMNLPPDKVQLLSQYDNEKKWELICDQERFQVKNPPTAYIQKLKSYLETGGVGRKVAADWMSNLGFKRRVQESTQVLRELEISLRTNHIGWVEEFLNEENRGLDVLLEYLAFAQCSVTYDMESTDNGVPSSEKSKPLEQSVEDLSKGPPSALPPQPKSRHLTIKLTPAHSRKALRNSRIVSQKDDVHVCIMCLRAIMNYQSGFSLVMTHPACVNEIALSLNNKNPRTKALVLELLAAVCLVRGGHDIILAAFDNFKEVCGEQHRFEKLMEYFQKEDSNIDFMVACMQFINIVVHSVENMNFRVFLQYEFTHLGLDLYLERLRLTESDKLQVQIQAYLDNVFDVGALLEDTETKNAVLEHMEELQEQVAQLTERLRDAENESMAKIAELEKQLSQARKELETLRERFSESTPMGASRRPSEPEKVPTPVPARPSALELKVEELEEKGLIRILRGPGDAVSIEILPVAVATPSGSDAPTPTPTPGVPTGSLSPGSDLPPAAEPEPVAGAAHPPPPPPLPGLPFQQEAAPLAPPLASPLPGSSDPPPPPPPPPPPLQGDLPPPPPPPPLPSGTDGPVPPPPPPPPGGLSDAPEMGPGVKAKKPIQTKFRMPLLNWVALKPSQITGTVFTELNDEKVLQELDMSDFEEQFKTKSQGPSLDLSALKGKAAQKAPSKATLIEANRAKNLAITLRKGNLGADRICQAIETYDLQALGLDFLELLTRFLPTEYERSLIARFEREQRPMEELSEEDRFMLRFSRIPRLPERMTTLTFLGNFPDTVQLLMPQLNAIIAASMSIKSSDKLRQILEIVLAFGNYMNSSKRGAAYGFRLQSLDVLLEMKSTDRKQTLLHYLVKVIAEKYPQLTGFHSDLHFLDKAGSVSLDSVLGDVRSLQRGLELTQREFVRQDNCTVLKEFLKTNSPIMDKLLADSKTAQEAYESVVEYFGENPKTTSPSMFFSLFSRFIKAYKKAEQEVEQWKKEAAAQEAGADAPGRGEVPASKSPPKARRQQMDLISELKRKQQKEPLIYESDRDGAIEDIITDLRNQPYIRTDTGRRSARRRPPGPPLQVTSDLSL, from the exons ATGGGCAACGCGGCAGGCAGCGCGGAGCAGCCCGCGGGCTCCGCCGCGCCGTCCCCCAAGCAGCCCGCGGCGCCCAAGCAGCCGATGCCCGCGGCCCGGGAGCTGGAGGAGAGGTTTAACAGGGTTCTG AACTGCATGAACTTGCCCCCGGACAAGGTGCAGCTGCTGAGCCAGTATGACAATGAGAAGAAGTGGGAGCTCATTTGTGACCAG GAGCGGTTTCAAGTCAAGAACCCTCCCACAGCCTATATCCAGAAGCTGAAGAGCTACCTGGAAACCGGTGGGGTCGGCCGAAAGGTAGCAGCGGACTGGATGTCTAACCTGGGG TTTAAGAGGCGAGTTCAGGAGTCCACGCAGGTGCTGCGGGAGCTGGAGATCTCCCTGAGGACAAACCACATTGG GTGGGTGGAAGAATTCCTCAACGAGGAGAACCGCGGCCTGGATGTGCTCCTCGAGTACCTGGCCTTTGCCCAGTGCTCTGTCAC GTATGACATGGAGAGCACAGACAACGGGGTCCCCAGCTCAGAGAAGAGCAAGCCCCTGGAGCAGTCGGTGGAAGATCTCAGCAAGGGTCCACCCTCGGCCTTGCCTCCTCAGCCCAAGAGTCGCCACCTGACCATCAA GCTGACCCCAGCCCACAGCAGGAAGGCCCTGCGGAATTCTCGCATTGTTAGCCAGAAGGATGACGTCCATGTCTGTATCATGTGCTTGCGTGCCATCATGAACTACCAG TCTGGCTTCAGCCTTGTCATGACCCACCCAGCCTGTGTCAATGAGATTGCTCTGAGCCTCAACAACAAGAACCCCAG aacGAAGGCTCTGGTGCTGGAGCTGCTGGCGGCCGTGTGCCTGGTGCGAGGAGGACACGACATCATCCTTGCAGCCTTTGACAATTTCAAGGAG GTGTGTGGGGAGCAGCACCGCTTTGAGAAGCTAATGGAATATTTCCAGAAAGAAGACAGCAACATTGACTTCATG GTGGCCTGCATGCAATTCATCAACATCGTGGTACACTCTGTGGAGAACATGAACTTCCGTGTCTTCCTGCAATACGAGTTCACCCACCTGGGCTTGGACTTGTACTTGGAG AGGCTTCGGCTCACCGAGAGTGACAAGCTGCAGGTACAGATCCAAGCATACTTGGATAATGTTTTTGATGTGGGTGCGCTGCTGGAGGACACGGAGACCAAGAATGCTGTGCTGGAGCACATGGAGGAGCTGCAGGAGCAGGTGGCCCAG CTGACAGAAAGGCTTCGGGACGCGGAGAACGAATCCATGGCCAAGATTGCCGAGCTGGAAAAGCAGCTAAGCCAGGCTCGAAAGGAGTTGGAGACCCTGCGG GAGCGCTTCAGCGAGTCGACCCCCATGGGTGCCTCTAGGCGTCCTTCCGAGCCTGAGAAAGTGCCTACCCCCGTCCCTGCACGGCCTTCGGCCCTAGAGCTGAAGGTGGAGGAGCTGGAAGAGAAGGGGTTAATCCGTATCCTGCGGGGGCCTGGGGATGCTGTCTCCATCGAGATCCTCCCGGTCGCTGTGGCAACTCCAAGCGGCAGTGACGCTCCGACTCCGACTCCCACTCCGGGAGTGCCCACCGGCTCACTCAGCCCAG GCTCAGATCTCCCACCTGCGGCAGAACCAGAGCCGGTTGCCGGAGCAGCACACCCACCGCCACCGCCCCCACTGCCCGGCCTCCCCTTCCAGCAGGAAGCCGCGCCTTTGGCGCCCCCTCTGGCCTCACCCCTCCCTGGCAGCTCAgatcccccgcccccacccccacccccacccccgccgctgCAGGGAGActtgccgcccccacccccaccgccaccgTTGCCTTCTGGCACAGATGGGCCGGTACCTCCGCCGCCCCCACCGCCTCCTGGAGGTCTCTCTGATGCCCCAGAGATGGGCCCAG GAGTAAAGGCCAAGAAACCCATACAGACCAAGTTCAGAATGCCACTCTTAAATTGGGTGGCCCTGAAACCCAGCCAGATCACAGGCACCGTCTTCACTGAGCTCAATGATGAGAAGGTGCTGCAG GAGCTAGACATGAGTGACTTTGAGGAGCAGTTCAAGACTAAGTCCCAAGGTCCCAGCCTAGACCTCAGTGCTCTCAAGGGTAAGGCAGCCCAGAAGGCCCCCAGCAAGGCCACCCTCATCGAGGCCAACCGGGCCAAGAACCTGGCCATCACCTTGCGCAAGGGCAACCTGGGGGCTGATCGCATCTGCCAGGCCATCGAGAC GTACGACCTACAGGCCCTTGGCCTGGACTTCCTGGAGTTGCTGACCCGCTTTCTACCCACGGAGTATGAGCGTAGCCTCATTGCCCGCTTCGAGCGGGAGCAGCGACCCATGGAGGAGCTGTCGGAGGAGGATCGCTTCATGCTACGCTTCAGCCGCATCCCGCGCCTGCCGGAGCGCATGACCACGCTCACCTTCCTGGGCAACTTTCCGGATACTGTGCAGCTGCTCATGCCG CAACTGAATGCCATAATTGcagcctcaatgtccatcaagtCCTCTGACAAACTCCGGCAGATCCTGGAG atTGTCCTGGCCTTTGGTAACTACATGAACAGCAGCAAGCGTGGAGCAGCCTACGGCTTCCGGCTCCAGAGTCTGGATGTG CTGCTGGAGATGAAGTCGACTGACCGCAAGCAGACGCTGCTGCACTACCTGGTGAAGGTCATTGCTGAGAAGTACCCACAGCTCACAGGCTTCCACAGCGACCTGCACTTCCTGGACAAGGCAGGCTCAG tgtCCCTGGACAGTGTCCTAGGGGACGTGCGCTCCCTACAGCGAGGCCTAGAGTTGACCCAGAGAGAGTTTGTGCGGCAGGACAACTGCACGGTGCTCAAGGAGTTCCTGAAGACCAACTCCCCCATCATGGATAAGCTGCTGGCAGACAGCAAGACTGCTCAG GAGGCCTACGAGTCTGTGGTGGAGTACTTCGGAGAGAACCCCAAGACCACATCCCCCTCCATGTTCTTTTCCCTCTTCAGCCGCTTCATCAAGGCCTACAAG AAAGCTGAGCAGGAGGTAGAACAGTGGAAGAAAGAAGCGGCAGCCCAGGAGGCGGGTGCTGACgccccaggcagaggggaagTCCCAGCATCCAAG TCGCCACCCAAGGCCCGGCGGCAGCAGATGGACCTCATCTCTGAGCTGAAGCGGAAGCAGCAGAAGGAGCCACTTATCTATGAGAGTGACCGCGATGGGGCCATTGAAGATATCATCACAG ATCTGCGGAACCAGCCCTACATCCGCACAGACACAGGCCGCAGAAGTGCTCGCCGGCGCCCCCCGGGACCCCCCCTGCAGGTCACCTCGGACCTCTCACTGTAG